The proteins below are encoded in one region of Sulfuricella sp.:
- a CDS encoding NAD(P)/FAD-dependent oxidoreductase, with product MLRLTEIKLPIAHPEGEIQAAILKRLDIPASDLTGYTIARRGYDARKPDAILFAYTLDVEVKNEAAIQKRLKNDRHLSPSPDTRYQFVAQAPKILKSRPVVAGMGPAGLFAALILAQSGFRPIILERGKAVRERAKDTFGLWRKGVLNPESNVQFGEGGAGTFSDGKLHSQIKDPKHYGRKVLTEFVKAGAPEEILYVSKPHIGTFRLVSMVEKMRATILELGGEIRFQSRVDDIEIENGKVRGVVLASGERIATDHLVMAIGHSARDTVQMLHQRGVYMEAKPFSIGFRIEHPQSLIDRCRLGKNAGNPLLGAADYKLVHHCRNGRSVYSFCMCPGGQVVAAASEPGRVVTNGMSQYSRSERNANSGIVVGITPEDYPGGPLAGIEFQRKWEERAFELGGRNYEAPGQLVGDFLQGQASTKFGSVQPSYTPGVHLCDLGTALPDYVIEALREAIPAFDKDIKGFSMHDAVLTGVETRTSSPVRITRGESYQSLNTAGLYPSGEGAGYAGGILSAAIDGIKVAEAVALDIIQHEQPLTG from the coding sequence ATGTTGCGATTAACCGAAATAAAACTCCCCATTGCCCATCCTGAAGGCGAAATTCAGGCGGCCATCCTCAAAAGGCTGGATATTCCGGCAAGCGATCTGACCGGCTACACCATTGCCCGCCGCGGCTATGACGCGCGCAAGCCAGATGCCATCCTGTTCGCCTACACACTGGATGTCGAGGTGAAAAATGAAGCGGCGATTCAGAAGCGCCTGAAAAACGACCGCCACCTCTCACCTTCCCCGGACACCCGTTACCAGTTCGTGGCCCAGGCGCCAAAGATCCTGAAGTCGCGCCCGGTCGTGGCCGGGATGGGCCCGGCGGGACTGTTTGCCGCCCTGATCCTGGCGCAGTCAGGGTTTCGTCCGATCATCCTGGAACGCGGCAAGGCCGTGCGCGAGCGCGCCAAGGACACTTTCGGCCTGTGGCGCAAGGGCGTGCTCAACCCTGAATCCAACGTGCAGTTCGGCGAAGGCGGCGCGGGCACCTTTTCCGACGGCAAGCTGCACAGCCAGATCAAGGACCCCAAGCACTACGGCCGGAAAGTGCTGACCGAATTCGTCAAGGCCGGCGCCCCGGAGGAAATCCTCTACGTCAGCAAGCCGCACATCGGCACTTTCCGCTTGGTGAGCATGGTCGAGAAAATGCGCGCCACCATCCTCGAACTCGGCGGCGAAATCCGCTTCCAGAGCCGCGTGGACGATATCGAAATCGAGAACGGCAAGGTGCGCGGCGTGGTACTTGCCAGCGGCGAGCGCATCGCCACCGATCACCTCGTCATGGCCATCGGCCACAGCGCGCGTGACACGGTCCAGATGCTGCATCAACGCGGCGTGTACATGGAAGCCAAGCCTTTTTCCATCGGCTTTCGCATCGAACATCCGCAGTCGCTCATCGACCGCTGCCGCCTCGGCAAGAACGCCGGCAACCCGCTGCTCGGCGCGGCAGATTACAAGCTGGTCCACCATTGCAGGAACGGGCGCTCGGTGTACAGCTTCTGCATGTGCCCCGGCGGCCAGGTGGTGGCCGCCGCCTCCGAGCCGGGGCGCGTGGTGACCAACGGTATGAGCCAGTATTCGCGCAGCGAACGCAATGCCAACAGCGGTATCGTGGTGGGCATCACGCCCGAGGATTATCCGGGCGGCCCGCTGGCAGGCATCGAGTTCCAGCGCAAATGGGAAGAGCGCGCCTTCGAGCTGGGCGGCCGCAATTATGAAGCGCCGGGCCAGCTGGTCGGCGACTTCCTGCAAGGCCAGGCCTCAACGAAATTCGGCTCGGTGCAGCCTTCGTATACACCTGGCGTACATCTGTGCGACCTCGGCACGGCTTTGCCGGACTATGTGATTGAAGCCCTGCGCGAAGCCATTCCCGCCTTCGACAAGGACATCAAGGGATTTTCCATGCACGATGCGGTGCTGACCGGGGTCGAGACGCGCACCTCCTCGCCGGTGCGCATCACGCGCGGGGAAAGTTACCAGAGCCTGAACACGGCAGGACTCTACCCTTCCGGCGAAGGAGCGGGCTATGCGGGGGGGATTCTCTCTGCCGCGATAGACGGGATCAAGGTTGCGGAAGCCGTTGCCCTCGATATCATTCAACATGAACAACCGCTAACCGGATGA
- the cphA gene encoding cyanophycin synthetase produces the protein MEFLKILSLRGPNIWTYRPALEAWVDIGALEDSPSNTLPGFYERLLSWLPSLIEHHCGVGERGGFMLRVREGTWAGHILEHVTLELQNLAGMQSGFGKARSTPVRGVYKVVVRSRHEEVSRACLNAARDLILAAIEDRPFDVPATIARLRDLADSLCIGPSTACIVDAATERGIPSIRLTDGNLMQLGYGVRQRRIWTAETDQTSAIAEGIASDKDLTKTLLQACGVPVPEGRVVDSPEDAWEAAEDIGVPVVVKPSDGNHGRGVSAELMTREEVEAAYGIALNEGSEVMVERFVRGDEHRLLVVAGRLAAATRGESVTVTGDGRSSIAELIDSQLNTDPRRGATEDFPLDVIILDKEPSIGFEIARQGFTPDSIPPLGKKVMVQRNGNVAFDVTDRVHPDVAATVSLAARIVGLDIAGIDLVAEDISRPLEEQRGAIVEVNAGPGLLMHLKPASGEPRPVGMAILDSLFPPGESGRIPVVGITGSSGTSLVARIVACLLHLSGKRVGLACSDGLFHDQRLVETGNRANWTAARKLLLNRVGEAAVIENGSDVILGEGLAYDRCQIGVVTGIDPARHFGKFYIETPEQVFNVLRTQVDVVLPDGVAVLNGNDPLVVDMAPLCDGEVMFFGVEPEAPAMVEHLSRGKRAVILRDGFLVLATGNQEVRLFELAGNAQIENILAAVGVAWALDLSPDLIRAGIESFEV, from the coding sequence ATGGAATTTCTCAAAATCCTGTCTCTGCGCGGGCCGAATATTTGGACCTATCGCCCGGCTCTTGAAGCGTGGGTGGATATCGGCGCACTGGAGGATTCACCTTCCAACACCCTCCCCGGTTTTTACGAGCGCCTGTTGTCCTGGCTGCCCTCACTGATCGAGCATCACTGCGGTGTCGGCGAGCGTGGCGGTTTTATGTTGCGGGTGCGCGAAGGTACCTGGGCGGGTCACATTCTCGAACATGTCACACTGGAGCTGCAGAACCTGGCCGGCATGCAGAGCGGCTTCGGCAAGGCGCGTAGCACCCCGGTGCGCGGTGTTTACAAGGTTGTGGTGCGTTCGCGCCATGAGGAAGTGAGCCGCGCCTGCCTGAATGCCGCCCGCGACCTGATCCTGGCCGCAATCGAAGACCGCCCCTTTGATGTGCCCGCTACCATTGCGCGGCTGCGCGATCTGGCCGATTCCCTGTGCATCGGGCCGAGTACGGCGTGCATTGTCGATGCGGCTACCGAGCGGGGTATTCCGTCGATCCGCCTGACCGATGGCAACTTGATGCAGCTGGGCTATGGCGTTCGCCAGCGCCGTATCTGGACAGCCGAAACCGATCAGACCAGCGCCATCGCCGAAGGCATCGCAAGCGACAAGGATTTGACCAAGACTCTGTTGCAGGCCTGTGGCGTTCCGGTTCCAGAGGGACGGGTGGTGGATAGCCCGGAAGATGCCTGGGAGGCGGCCGAGGACATTGGCGTTCCCGTGGTGGTAAAGCCTTCCGATGGCAATCACGGACGCGGCGTCTCTGCCGAATTGATGACGCGGGAAGAGGTCGAGGCAGCCTATGGCATCGCGCTCAATGAGGGCAGCGAGGTGATGGTCGAGCGCTTCGTGCGCGGCGACGAACACCGCCTGTTGGTGGTGGCAGGGCGCCTTGCGGCAGCGACGCGTGGCGAGTCTGTTACCGTTACTGGAGATGGGCGTTCGAGTATTGCCGAACTGATCGACAGCCAGCTCAATACCGACCCGCGACGCGGTGCAACGGAGGATTTCCCGCTCGATGTGATCATCCTGGACAAGGAACCGTCTATCGGATTCGAAATCGCGCGCCAGGGTTTTACCCCCGATTCGATCCCGCCCCTCGGCAAGAAGGTGATGGTCCAGCGTAACGGCAACGTGGCTTTTGATGTCACGGACCGGGTCCATCCCGATGTCGCTGCCACCGTCTCGCTCGCCGCCCGTATCGTGGGGCTGGATATTGCCGGGATCGATCTGGTTGCCGAGGACATCTCGCGACCGCTCGAGGAGCAGCGCGGCGCCATTGTCGAGGTCAATGCCGGCCCCGGCCTGCTCATGCACCTCAAACCGGCAAGCGGCGAGCCGCGCCCCGTGGGTATGGCCATTCTCGATAGCCTGTTCCCGCCTGGCGAAAGTGGACGTATTCCCGTCGTCGGCATCACGGGCAGCAGCGGGACCAGCCTGGTTGCACGCATCGTGGCGTGTCTGCTGCACCTGAGCGGAAAGCGCGTGGGCCTGGCCTGCAGCGACGGTCTCTTTCACGACCAAAGGCTGGTTGAAACGGGGAATCGCGCCAACTGGACAGCCGCGCGCAAGCTGCTGTTGAACCGGGTAGGCGAGGCGGCGGTGATCGAAAATGGCAGCGATGTGATTCTGGGCGAGGGTCTGGCTTACGACCGCTGCCAGATTGGCGTGGTCACGGGGATTGACCCGGCCCGGCACTTTGGAAAGTTTTACATCGAGACGCCAGAGCAGGTGTTCAACGTGTTGCGCACCCAGGTTGACGTGGTGCTTCCGGACGGCGTCGCGGTGCTGAACGGAAACGACCCGCTGGTGGTTGACATGGCGCCGCTGTGTGATGGAGAGGTGATGTTCTTTGGCGTCGAGCCGGAGGCTCCGGCCATGGTTGAACATTTGTCCCGGGGCAAGCGCGCGGTCATTCTGCGCGATGGCTTTCTGGTGCTTGCGACGGGCAATCAGGAAGTTCGGCTTTTCGAGCTTGCCGGGAACGCGCAGATCGAGAATATACTGGCGGCGGTCGGTGTGGCCTGGGCATTGGATTTATCCCCGGACCTGATTCGTGCCGGGATCGAATCCTTCGAGGTCTAG
- a CDS encoding DUF4197 domain-containing protein, with amino-acid sequence MNKLTAAITALAFSIPAHAFDLEGALKGAMEKGGTSQPASASAPAAGSGSVDQLKPAEINSGLKEALTRGSEAAVAQLGKQDGFFGNEALRIPLPSGLKKAEKAMRMMGMGNQADELVLSMNRAAEAAVPEAKTLLVKSVREMSLQDAKGILTGGDTAATDFFRRKTETELTKRFGPIVKKTTDRAGLAQQYNKYAGTAAQFGALDKNQATVEQYVTQQTLDRLYKVIGEQERALRANPMQAGSTLLQKVFGAVSGR; translated from the coding sequence ATGAACAAATTGACAGCAGCAATCACCGCCCTGGCTTTCAGCATTCCCGCTCATGCCTTTGACCTCGAAGGCGCGCTGAAAGGTGCAATGGAAAAAGGCGGCACCAGCCAGCCAGCTTCTGCTTCTGCCCCTGCCGCCGGGAGCGGCAGCGTCGACCAGCTCAAGCCCGCCGAAATCAACTCCGGCCTCAAGGAAGCACTGACCCGCGGCTCCGAAGCTGCCGTGGCCCAGCTCGGCAAACAGGATGGTTTCTTTGGCAACGAGGCGCTCAGAATCCCCCTGCCTTCCGGTCTGAAAAAAGCCGAGAAAGCCATGCGCATGATGGGCATGGGCAACCAGGCGGACGAACTGGTATTGTCGATGAACCGCGCCGCGGAGGCCGCCGTGCCGGAGGCGAAAACCCTGCTGGTCAAGTCGGTCAGGGAAATGTCGCTGCAGGACGCCAAAGGCATTCTCACCGGAGGCGACACCGCCGCCACGGACTTTTTTCGCAGGAAGACCGAAACCGAACTGACCAAACGCTTCGGCCCCATCGTCAAAAAGACCACTGACCGGGCAGGCCTCGCCCAGCAGTACAACAAATATGCCGGGACAGCCGCCCAGTTTGGCGCACTCGACAAGAACCAGGCCACGGTCGAGCAGTACGTGACCCAGCAGACGCTGGACCGTCTCTACAAGGTGATCGGCGAGCAGGAGCGCGCGCTGCGCGCCAACCCCATGCAGGCGGGCAGCACCCTGCTGCAGAAGGTCTTTGGCGCGGTTTCTGGAAGATAG
- a CDS encoding DUF1854 domain-containing protein has translation MDKHQDDFHLTRNAFGRLVFSRSGGEVHEGVVPVRAFPIQAPESGISLVSAEGHELVWLDSLEELPDAERMLVEEELASREFMPEIRSIRSVSSFATPSTWQVATDRGDASFVLKAEDDIRRIGTTTLLIADSHSIHFLVRDIHALDKHSRKLLDRFL, from the coding sequence ATGGATAAACACCAGGATGATTTTCATCTCACTCGCAATGCCTTCGGACGGCTGGTTTTCAGCCGCAGCGGTGGAGAAGTGCACGAGGGCGTTGTCCCGGTCCGCGCCTTCCCCATTCAGGCGCCCGAGTCCGGCATTTCGCTGGTGAGCGCCGAAGGTCACGAACTGGTCTGGCTCGACTCACTGGAAGAGCTGCCGGATGCAGAACGCATGCTGGTGGAAGAGGAACTGGCCAGCCGGGAATTCATGCCCGAAATTCGCAGCATTCGCAGCGTTTCCAGCTTTGCCACGCCCAGCACCTGGCAGGTTGCAACCGACCGTGGCGACGCCTCCTTCGTGCTCAAGGCGGAAGACGACATCCGCCGCATCGGCACCACCACCTTGCTGATTGCGGACAGCCACAGCATCCATTTTCTGGTGCGCGACATTCATGCACTGGACAAGCATAGCCGCAAATTGCTGGATCGATTCCTGTAG
- the cphA gene encoding cyanophycin synthetase → MEVSRIRALRGPNLWSKRTAIEAIVSCSECLIENMSGFELRLRARFPEIGSLQPAGHEEAISMAHALTLATLGLQVQAGCPVTFSRTATTTEEGVFQVVVEYSEEKVARLAFDLAQELCRAAAADSPFDLDAALARLRELDEDERLGPSTGAIVQAAHARGIPSRRLTSGSMVQFGWGSRQRRIQAAETDRTSAISEAIAQDKELTKMLLDAAGVPVPQGRPVSDAEDAWAAACEIGGPVVVKPRDGNQGKGVAVNVETRERVLAAYAASSEISSDIMVERYVPGYDFRLLVVGNHLVAAARRDPPHVIGDDVHTVRELVEQVNSDPQRGEGHATSLTKIRFDDIALATLATQGYDADAVPPKGARVLLRNNANLSTGGSATDVTDDVHPDLAVRAVAAAQMIGLDICGIDMVCDGVHRSLEEQGGAVIEVNAAPGLRMHIAPSFGKGRAVGEAIIANMFGEGEDGRIPVVTVAGTNGKTTTVRLISHLLGQKGLRVGMTNSDGVYIEGKRIDTGDCSGPKSARTVLLHPNVDAAVLETARGGVLREGLAFDRCNVAVVTNIGMGDHLGLSYISTVEDLAVVKRVIVENVAASGVAVLNAADPIVVKMADSCPGSVTFFTSDPHHPVMATQRARGLRVVFVDGKDIVATEGSFEHRIPLAQIPLTRNGTIGFQVENAMAATAAAWALGLDWEIVHAGMATFISDAATAPGRFNLFDYRGATLIADYGHNPDAIQALVKAIGHMPSEKRVVVISGAGDRRDEDIRDQTRILGEAFDEVILYQDQCQRGRADGEVLALLRQGLENSSRTKAIEEVRGEFLAIDTALARLCAGDLCLILIDDVDAALEHIAKRVAEG, encoded by the coding sequence ATGGAAGTATCACGTATCCGGGCACTGCGCGGCCCCAACCTGTGGAGCAAGCGGACTGCGATTGAGGCCATCGTCTCGTGCAGTGAGTGCCTGATTGAGAATATGTCTGGCTTCGAACTCAGATTGCGCGCGCGTTTCCCGGAAATTGGCTCCCTGCAGCCAGCGGGCCATGAAGAGGCGATCTCGATGGCGCATGCACTGACGCTCGCCACTCTTGGCCTGCAGGTGCAGGCAGGTTGCCCGGTCACATTCAGCCGCACCGCAACGACGACCGAGGAGGGCGTATTCCAGGTCGTGGTTGAATATAGCGAGGAGAAAGTGGCACGGCTCGCGTTCGATCTGGCGCAAGAGCTTTGCCGCGCGGCAGCAGCGGATTCCCCCTTTGATCTTGACGCTGCATTGGCGCGCCTGCGTGAACTGGACGAGGACGAGCGGCTCGGCCCCAGCACCGGCGCCATTGTTCAGGCCGCGCATGCGCGCGGGATTCCCAGCCGGCGCCTGACCTCCGGCAGCATGGTGCAGTTCGGCTGGGGCAGCCGCCAGCGCCGCATCCAGGCGGCCGAGACCGACCGCACCAGCGCCATTTCGGAAGCCATCGCGCAGGACAAGGAACTGACCAAGATGCTGCTCGATGCGGCCGGGGTGCCCGTTCCGCAAGGCCGTCCGGTGTCCGATGCCGAGGATGCCTGGGCAGCCGCCTGTGAAATCGGCGGCCCGGTGGTGGTCAAGCCGCGTGACGGCAATCAGGGCAAAGGGGTAGCGGTCAACGTGGAGACCCGCGAACGGGTTCTGGCTGCCTATGCGGCTTCGTCTGAAATCAGCTCGGACATCATGGTCGAGCGTTATGTGCCCGGCTACGACTTCCGTCTGCTGGTGGTGGGGAACCATCTTGTGGCTGCGGCTCGTCGCGATCCTCCCCATGTGATCGGCGATGATGTTCATACCGTTCGCGAACTGGTGGAGCAGGTCAACAGTGACCCGCAGCGCGGCGAGGGGCATGCAACATCACTGACCAAGATCCGCTTTGACGATATCGCCCTGGCAACGCTCGCCACCCAGGGCTACGACGCGGATGCGGTGCCACCCAAGGGCGCGCGCGTGTTGTTGCGCAACAATGCCAACCTGAGCACGGGCGGTTCGGCCACCGATGTGACAGACGATGTCCACCCCGATCTGGCTGTACGTGCCGTGGCTGCGGCACAGATGATCGGCCTCGATATCTGTGGCATAGACATGGTGTGCGATGGCGTTCACCGGTCGCTCGAAGAGCAGGGCGGAGCCGTCATCGAAGTCAACGCGGCGCCCGGTCTGCGCATGCACATCGCGCCCTCGTTTGGCAAGGGACGGGCGGTCGGCGAGGCGATTATTGCCAATATGTTCGGTGAGGGGGAGGATGGCCGCATTCCCGTGGTTACGGTGGCCGGAACCAATGGCAAAACCACTACCGTGCGCCTGATTTCGCACCTGCTGGGCCAGAAAGGGCTGCGCGTCGGCATGACCAACTCGGATGGCGTCTATATCGAGGGAAAACGCATCGATACCGGCGATTGCAGCGGCCCCAAGAGCGCACGCACCGTGCTGCTCCATCCCAACGTCGATGCTGCCGTGCTGGAAACCGCGCGCGGCGGCGTGCTGCGCGAGGGTTTGGCTTTCGATCGCTGCAATGTGGCGGTGGTCACCAATATCGGCATGGGGGATCACCTTGGCCTCAGCTATATCAGCACCGTCGAGGATCTGGCCGTGGTCAAGCGGGTCATCGTCGAGAATGTGGCTGCCAGCGGCGTCGCGGTTCTCAACGCAGCGGACCCGATCGTGGTCAAGATGGCGGATTCCTGCCCGGGGTCGGTGACTTTTTTCACCAGCGACCCGCATCATCCGGTCATGGCCACCCAGCGCGCGCGCGGACTGCGCGTGGTGTTTGTGGACGGCAAGGACATCGTGGCAACCGAAGGCAGCTTCGAGCATCGCATTCCCCTGGCGCAGATCCCGCTTACCCGCAACGGCACCATCGGTTTCCAGGTCGAGAACGCCATGGCGGCCACCGCCGCCGCCTGGGCACTGGGGCTGGACTGGGAGATCGTCCACGCTGGCATGGCGACCTTCATCAGCGATGCGGCCACCGCGCCGGGTCGTTTCAATCTCTTCGACTACCGCGGCGCGACCCTGATCGCCGACTACGGACACAATCCCGATGCCATTCAGGCGCTGGTCAAGGCAATCGGCCACATGCCGTCCGAAAAGCGGGTGGTGGTGATCAGCGGCGCGGGTGACCGGCGTGATGAGGATATCCGCGACCAGACCCGGATTCTGGGTGAAGCCTTCGATGAAGTGATCCTCTATCAGGATCAGTGCCAGCGCGGCCGTGCCGACGGCGAGGTGCTGGCGCTTCTGCGTCAGGGCCTGGAAAATTCCAGCCGCACCAAGGCAATCGAGGAAGTCCGTGGCGAATTTCTGGCCATCGACACCGCCCTGGCGCGGCTGTGCGCCGGGGATCTGTGCCTGATTCTGATCGATGATGTGGATGCCGCGCTGGAACACATCGCCAAGCGGGTTGCTGAAGGCTGA
- a CDS encoding ABC transporter ATP-binding protein, whose product MKTDPLLAVSGTQNLPAAWRTEVESRLSGGEEILAWMEVDLDTRLHFSPGLLLLTNHRILARLPGEMAWQDWPFRAGLALQHTDHAGVGTLELHDGHGRLARWRFTLSQNIAAQRLIRHFEQQIESLVSGRRINPLEEGVCPNCKAPIPPDVDECPICHREIHTPPSTWTLFRLWRFAKPYRGQLLLGFLLMLGATAATLVSPYLYMPLMDEVLIPFQNGQRIEPGTVALYLSGLLGAALVSWGLGWAKNYILALVSERISADLRTTTYEHLLQLSLEYFGGKRTGDLMARIGSETDRLSVFLSLHALDFITDVLMIGMTAIILFSINPWLALVTLLPLPLIAWMIHVVRDRLRTGFEKIDRVWGEVTSVLADTIPGIRVVKAFAQEKREALRFREANRHNLLINDKLNKTWSLFSPTVSLLTEMGLLVVWAFGIWQVSHNDITVGTLTAFLAYIGRFYGRLDSMSRIVSVTQKAAAGAKRIFDILDHVSSVPEPSHPVHLAQLSGQIEIRDAGFRYGNRAVIRGVDLTIQPGEMIGLVGHSGSGKSSLVNLICRFYDLSEGAIRVDGVDIRSLPVAEYRRHIGLVLQEPFLFFGTIAENIAYGKPDASREEIVAAARAAHAHEFILRLPHGYDSLVGERGQGLSGGERQRISIARALLIDPRILILDEATSSVDTETEKEIQKALDNLVRGRTTIAIAHRLSTLRQADRLVVMDRGKVVEIGPHEELMARQGAYYRLYQAQARNVDTDMDETKAVAVEPKTHG is encoded by the coding sequence ATGAAAACTGATCCCCTGCTTGCTGTTTCAGGCACTCAAAACCTGCCTGCCGCCTGGCGCACCGAAGTCGAATCGCGACTCTCCGGCGGCGAAGAAATCCTCGCCTGGATGGAAGTGGATCTCGACACCCGGCTACATTTTTCGCCCGGCCTGCTGCTTTTGACCAACCACCGTATTCTGGCCAGATTACCCGGCGAGATGGCCTGGCAGGACTGGCCTTTTCGGGCCGGCCTTGCTCTCCAGCACACCGATCATGCCGGCGTTGGCACGCTGGAGCTGCATGACGGCCATGGCCGCCTGGCCCGCTGGCGCTTCACCCTGTCGCAGAATATTGCAGCGCAGCGGCTGATCCGGCACTTCGAACAGCAAATCGAGAGTCTCGTTTCCGGGCGTCGCATCAACCCGCTTGAAGAAGGCGTCTGTCCCAACTGCAAGGCACCCATTCCGCCCGATGTGGATGAATGTCCGATTTGCCACCGCGAAATCCATACACCGCCATCCACCTGGACCTTGTTCCGCCTGTGGCGGTTTGCCAAGCCATATCGCGGGCAGTTACTGCTTGGATTCCTGCTCATGCTGGGCGCAACGGCTGCAACCCTGGTCTCGCCCTATCTTTACATGCCGCTGATGGACGAGGTGCTGATCCCCTTCCAGAACGGCCAACGGATCGAACCCGGCACGGTTGCCCTGTATCTCTCCGGATTGCTTGGCGCCGCACTGGTTTCATGGGGGCTGGGGTGGGCCAAGAACTACATACTCGCCCTGGTTTCCGAGCGCATCAGCGCGGATTTGCGCACCACCACCTATGAACACCTGCTGCAACTGTCGCTCGAATATTTTGGCGGCAAACGCACTGGCGACCTGATGGCGCGCATCGGTTCGGAAACGGACCGGCTCAGCGTGTTCCTTTCGCTGCATGCGCTGGATTTCATCACCGATGTGCTGATGATAGGCATGACCGCAATCATCCTGTTTTCCATCAACCCCTGGCTGGCGCTGGTCACCCTGCTCCCGCTGCCTTTGATCGCCTGGATGATTCACGTGGTGCGCGACCGCCTGCGCACCGGCTTCGAAAAAATCGACCGGGTATGGGGCGAAGTCACCAGCGTGCTGGCCGACACCATACCCGGCATCCGCGTGGTCAAGGCTTTCGCCCAGGAAAAGCGCGAAGCGCTGCGCTTCCGCGAAGCCAACCGGCACAACCTGCTGATCAACGACAAACTCAACAAAACCTGGTCGCTATTTTCACCCACGGTTTCCCTGCTGACTGAAATGGGGCTGCTGGTGGTGTGGGCCTTCGGCATCTGGCAAGTCTCCCATAACGACATCACGGTCGGCACGCTGACTGCATTCCTTGCCTATATAGGCCGCTTCTATGGGCGCCTGGACTCGATGAGCCGCATTGTTTCCGTGACGCAGAAAGCCGCTGCCGGCGCCAAGCGCATTTTCGACATTCTGGACCATGTCTCCAGCGTGCCCGAGCCGTCCCATCCGGTTCACCTCGCCCAACTCTCCGGCCAAATCGAGATCCGCGATGCCGGTTTCCGTTATGGCAACCGTGCGGTCATCCGCGGCGTGGACCTGACCATCCAGCCCGGCGAAATGATCGGCCTGGTGGGCCACAGCGGATCTGGCAAGAGCTCCCTGGTCAACCTGATCTGCCGCTTTTACGACCTCTCTGAAGGCGCAATCCGGGTGGATGGCGTGGATATCCGTTCCCTGCCGGTCGCCGAATACCGGCGCCATATCGGGCTGGTCTTGCAGGAGCCCTTCCTGTTTTTCGGCACCATTGCCGAGAATATCGCCTACGGCAAACCGGATGCGAGCCGCGAGGAAATCGTCGCCGCTGCCCGCGCCGCGCATGCGCACGAATTCATTCTGCGCCTGCCGCATGGCTATGATTCGCTGGTGGGCGAGCGCGGCCAGGGCCTGTCCGGCGGCGAACGGCAGCGCATTTCCATCGCCCGCGCGCTGCTCATCGATCCGCGCATTCTCATCCTCGACGAGGCTACCTCGTCCGTCGATACCGAGACCGAGAAGGAAATCCAGAAGGCCCTCGACAACCTGGTGCGCGGACGAACCACCATCGCCATTGCCCACCGCCTCTCCACCCTGCGCCAGGCCGACCGCCTGGTGGTCATGGATCGTGGAAAGGTTGTCGAAATCGGCCCGCACGAAGAATTGATGGCGCGCCAGGGCGCATACTATCGGCTTTACCAGGCGCAGGCGCGCAACGTCGATACCGACATGGATGAAACGAAAGCCGTTGCAGTGGAGCCAAAAACCCATGGATAA